From Myxococcus xanthus, a single genomic window includes:
- a CDS encoding serine/threonine-protein kinase, protein MENVREIWPRDHGRFQLLSRLGRGGMAEVFLARMQQGPHAGAQVALKRVRPERLRDAEAHEQLLHEAELARCLRHPYIVGFVEYGELPDGGYLALELVEGPDLGRVLARCRRRRIELPIDISVLIVRQVLEALSHAHHAVSTTGRPLGVVHCDVSPHNVLLSRTGEVKLADFGVARSRAGAVQDIRRLGKQHYRSPELLAGDVSVAVDLWATAVLLYELLALESPFPSGPEEQVESSIRGGRVTPVRMRVPGVPDALALVLDRALAPVPSQRFGSAEQFARALAPLSDDRVATPLAVAAVVRGLMET, encoded by the coding sequence ATGGAGAACGTGCGGGAAATCTGGCCTCGCGACCATGGCCGCTTCCAGCTGCTGTCCCGGCTGGGACGCGGCGGCATGGCGGAGGTGTTTCTCGCGCGGATGCAGCAGGGCCCACATGCCGGAGCGCAGGTGGCCCTCAAGCGCGTGCGTCCCGAGCGCCTGAGAGACGCGGAGGCCCACGAGCAGCTCCTGCACGAAGCCGAGCTCGCTCGCTGCCTGCGCCACCCGTACATCGTCGGCTTCGTGGAGTACGGCGAGCTGCCGGACGGTGGCTACCTGGCGCTGGAGCTGGTGGAAGGCCCCGACCTGGGCCGCGTGCTGGCGCGGTGCCGCCGCCGCCGCATCGAGCTGCCCATCGACATCTCCGTGCTCATCGTCCGGCAGGTGCTGGAGGCCCTGTCGCACGCGCACCATGCCGTCAGCACCACGGGCCGCCCCCTGGGCGTGGTGCACTGCGACGTGTCCCCGCACAACGTGCTGCTGTCCCGCACCGGTGAGGTGAAGCTGGCGGACTTCGGCGTGGCGCGCTCCCGCGCGGGCGCGGTGCAGGACATCCGGCGGCTGGGCAAGCAGCACTACCGCTCCCCGGAACTGCTCGCGGGCGACGTGTCCGTGGCGGTGGACCTGTGGGCGACGGCGGTGCTGCTCTACGAACTGCTGGCGCTGGAGTCGCCCTTCCCTTCCGGCCCGGAGGAGCAGGTGGAGTCCTCCATCCGCGGCGGCCGGGTGACTCCCGTGCGCATGCGTGTGCCCGGCGTCCCCGACGCGCTGGCGCTGGTGCTGGACCGCGCGCTGGCGCCCGTCCCTTCGCAGCGCTTCGGCTCCGCGGAGCAGTTCGCCCGGGCCCTGGCGCCGCTGAGCGATGACCGCGTGGCCACGCCCCTGGCCGTGGCCGCGGTGGTGCGCGGGCTGATGGAGACCTGA
- a CDS encoding AAA family ATPase, with product MKVLAIRGSNLTSFAGDFALELDQPPLDRLGLFAITGATGAGKSTLLDALCLALFDRTPRLGGRGGAPVGRADEDEDARLSAYDVRGMLRRGAGEGYAEVDFLGKDGRRYRARWSVWRARNRAEGRFRPQEMQLMDVVTGQLTGRTKGEVLAAIQERLGLSFDQFRRSALLAQGEFAAFLKADASERAELLERMTGTEVYSRLSMAAHEKNKAEQESLAKRAQGLAAIALMPEAERAAAAAALGEESRARQAVEALLKDAEGAAAWHVARAGLREAELAAEAKAKAATTALEEAAPRAARLEAVREAEAFRGPVAAAEAAERRWAEAEAAQVARASEVEAALSEVSARRVGQLEAETARAAAQEREVATRPALEEAARLDARLDGVSREAGEARARAEKSQAALSEAKAELDAVLVREAEARDKGEAARHWLTEKAHWVALTSEWPRWHRELERYEGAQGERRKAGEESGRLLGEVEGLRETVGLRRGERDAAVRAEEMALAAATHAEAAVGTETGAQRRAQRERLLARQEAVRGLKTAHEGLVADEAEAREAGTEVKAAKAEVEAATAEARAAETRRTQGEAALKEAQRSLSVAQATQGYASHRTLLKDGEACPLCGAEEHPYAREVSALDGLVAEAASRVETLETERTAATQAEVAASARRAAANARTGQAEARRQSAEARAEAHGDAWRKGHTAWLESIREEGAEVSSRTTSVPESDGSARRSSADGGAEAARSSARAGGADASPPAAGGSPKAGAWLDAARAEVAERLAALKADEQAAESLARTAREARAALETQRTRREVAAESLRRAEEALSRAESVLKDVHVRLETAEQTLRQVLAEVSPVFTADVGWDRKLEEDPATFRRKCGERVVMWKGKEEARLKAEEREAEEQRHRARAQGLVEVSTRHAEEHQAFAVRKEQERGELTRARAALLHGRPTVEVRAELQARLEATESAFEQARERAEAARQAAQVATARAEDAVRARTEALALRESEGAALTTLLAAHGTTLEAVRTLLAFDAAWREAEARALSALREALAQATAVLAERSERRARHEDSGPPSLSEQDAGAECERLRAEVEARRHAEAALHARLVADDTARARHGAEAAALEEGRRAAEVWKVLGDLIGSHDGKRFKVFAQSLTLDALLLHANAHLRELARRYRLMRVPGHDLDLQIVDGDMGDEVRSVASLSGGESFLVSLALALGLASLSSETTQVETLFIDEGFGTLDPETLEVALATLDALQATGRQVGIISHVSGMAERIGVQVRVVKQGGGRSRLVVEGDPGMVPPSMGQQEVA from the coding sequence GTGAAGGTGCTCGCGATTCGCGGTTCCAACCTGACGAGCTTCGCGGGGGACTTCGCGCTGGAGCTGGACCAGCCGCCGTTGGACCGGCTGGGCTTGTTCGCGATTACCGGCGCCACGGGCGCGGGCAAGAGTACGTTGCTGGATGCCCTGTGTCTGGCGCTGTTCGACCGCACGCCCCGGCTGGGGGGACGCGGCGGCGCGCCGGTGGGCCGCGCGGACGAGGACGAGGACGCGCGACTGTCCGCCTACGACGTGCGCGGCATGCTGCGCCGGGGCGCGGGCGAGGGCTATGCGGAGGTGGACTTCCTGGGCAAGGACGGGCGGCGCTACCGGGCGCGCTGGTCCGTGTGGCGCGCGCGAAACCGCGCCGAGGGGCGCTTCCGGCCCCAGGAAATGCAGTTGATGGACGTGGTCACCGGGCAGCTCACGGGCCGCACCAAGGGCGAGGTGCTGGCCGCCATCCAGGAGCGGCTGGGGTTGTCGTTCGACCAGTTCCGTCGCTCGGCGCTGCTGGCGCAGGGCGAGTTCGCGGCCTTCCTCAAGGCGGATGCCAGCGAGCGCGCGGAGCTGCTGGAGCGGATGACGGGCACGGAGGTGTACAGCCGCTTGTCCATGGCCGCGCACGAGAAGAACAAGGCGGAGCAGGAGTCGCTGGCGAAGCGGGCGCAGGGATTGGCGGCGATTGCCCTGATGCCAGAGGCGGAGCGCGCGGCGGCTGCGGCTGCGCTCGGTGAGGAGTCCCGGGCGCGTCAGGCGGTGGAGGCGCTGCTCAAGGACGCGGAGGGCGCGGCGGCGTGGCATGTCGCGCGGGCGGGGCTGCGGGAGGCGGAGCTCGCGGCGGAGGCAAAGGCGAAGGCGGCCACGACGGCCCTGGAGGAGGCGGCGCCGCGCGCGGCACGGCTGGAGGCGGTCCGCGAGGCAGAGGCCTTCCGGGGGCCGGTGGCGGCGGCGGAGGCCGCGGAGCGCCGGTGGGCGGAGGCGGAGGCGGCGCAGGTGGCGCGGGCGTCGGAGGTGGAGGCGGCGCTGTCGGAGGTCTCGGCGCGGCGGGTGGGGCAACTGGAGGCGGAGACCGCGCGCGCCGCGGCGCAGGAGCGGGAGGTGGCGACGCGTCCCGCGCTGGAGGAGGCGGCGCGACTGGATGCGCGGCTGGACGGTGTCTCCCGGGAGGCGGGGGAGGCGCGGGCGCGGGCGGAGAAGTCCCAGGCGGCGCTGTCGGAGGCGAAGGCGGAGCTGGATGCCGTGCTCGTGCGCGAGGCCGAGGCACGGGACAAGGGGGAGGCCGCGAGGCACTGGCTGACGGAGAAGGCGCACTGGGTCGCGCTCACGAGCGAGTGGCCGCGCTGGCATCGCGAGCTGGAACGCTACGAGGGGGCGCAGGGCGAGCGGCGCAAGGCGGGTGAGGAGTCCGGACGGCTGCTCGGTGAGGTGGAGGGACTGCGCGAGACGGTGGGCCTTCGGCGGGGGGAGCGGGATGCCGCGGTCCGTGCGGAGGAGATGGCCCTGGCCGCGGCGACGCATGCCGAGGCGGCCGTGGGGACGGAGACGGGCGCGCAACGGCGGGCGCAGCGTGAACGCCTGTTGGCGCGGCAGGAGGCCGTGCGGGGCTTGAAGACGGCTCACGAGGGGCTCGTCGCGGATGAGGCCGAGGCTCGCGAGGCGGGCACGGAGGTGAAGGCGGCGAAGGCGGAGGTCGAGGCCGCGACGGCGGAAGCGCGCGCGGCGGAGACTCGGCGGACGCAGGGGGAAGCCGCGCTCAAGGAGGCGCAGCGTTCACTGTCTGTGGCGCAGGCGACGCAGGGCTATGCGTCCCACCGTACCTTGCTGAAGGACGGTGAGGCGTGCCCGTTGTGTGGCGCGGAAGAGCACCCCTACGCGCGCGAGGTGTCCGCGCTCGATGGGCTGGTCGCGGAAGCAGCTTCGCGCGTGGAGACGCTGGAGACGGAGCGGACCGCGGCCACCCAGGCGGAGGTAGCGGCGAGCGCTCGGCGCGCGGCGGCGAATGCGCGCACCGGACAGGCGGAGGCGCGCAGGCAGTCCGCGGAGGCCCGCGCGGAGGCGCACGGTGACGCCTGGCGGAAGGGGCACACCGCGTGGCTGGAGTCCATCCGGGAAGAGGGCGCGGAAGTGTCCTCCCGTACCACCTCCGTGCCGGAGTCCGATGGCAGCGCTCGAAGGTCCAGTGCGGACGGGGGAGCCGAGGCTGCGCGGTCGTCGGCGCGAGCCGGAGGCGCTGATGCGTCGCCACCGGCCGCAGGGGGTTCGCCCAAGGCGGGCGCGTGGCTCGACGCGGCGCGTGCCGAGGTCGCGGAGCGGCTTGCGGCGCTGAAGGCCGACGAGCAGGCCGCCGAGTCACTGGCCCGCACCGCGCGCGAGGCCCGCGCGGCGCTGGAGACGCAGCGTACTCGGCGCGAGGTGGCGGCGGAGTCGCTGCGCCGGGCGGAGGAGGCGCTGTCGCGCGCGGAGTCGGTGCTCAAGGACGTCCATGTCCGGCTCGAGACCGCGGAGCAGACGTTGCGGCAGGTGCTCGCGGAGGTGTCACCCGTCTTCACCGCGGACGTGGGCTGGGACCGGAAGCTGGAGGAGGACCCGGCCACCTTCCGCCGCAAGTGTGGAGAGCGGGTGGTGATGTGGAAGGGGAAGGAGGAGGCCCGGCTGAAGGCGGAGGAGCGCGAGGCCGAGGAGCAGCGTCATCGCGCCCGGGCGCAGGGGCTGGTGGAGGTGAGCACCCGCCACGCCGAGGAGCATCAGGCCTTCGCCGTGCGCAAGGAGCAGGAGCGCGGCGAGCTGACCCGCGCACGCGCGGCCCTGTTGCACGGCCGTCCCACGGTGGAGGTCCGCGCCGAGCTCCAGGCACGGCTGGAGGCCACGGAGTCGGCCTTCGAGCAGGCACGTGAGCGCGCGGAAGCGGCGCGTCAGGCGGCGCAGGTCGCCACCGCGCGTGCCGAGGATGCCGTGCGCGCCAGGACGGAGGCGCTGGCCCTGCGTGAGTCGGAAGGCGCCGCGCTGACAACGCTGCTCGCCGCGCATGGGACCACGCTGGAGGCCGTGCGGACGCTGCTGGCATTCGACGCGGCCTGGCGCGAAGCAGAGGCTCGCGCACTGTCGGCCCTGCGCGAGGCGCTCGCCCAGGCGACCGCCGTGCTGGCGGAGCGAAGCGAGCGTCGCGCGCGGCACGAGGACTCCGGTCCTCCGTCACTCTCCGAGCAGGACGCGGGCGCCGAATGCGAGCGGCTGCGCGCGGAGGTCGAGGCCCGTCGTCATGCCGAGGCCGCGCTGCACGCGCGCCTGGTGGCCGACGACACGGCGCGGGCGCGGCATGGCGCCGAGGCCGCGGCCCTGGAGGAGGGCCGCCGCGCGGCGGAGGTGTGGAAGGTGCTGGGCGACCTCATCGGCTCGCACGACGGCAAGCGCTTCAAGGTCTTCGCCCAGAGCCTCACGCTGGACGCCTTGCTGCTGCACGCCAACGCGCACTTGCGGGAGCTCGCGCGGCGCTACCGGCTGATGCGCGTTCCCGGACACGACCTGGACCTCCAAATCGTGGACGGGGACATGGGCGACGAGGTCCGCAGCGTGGCCAGCCTGTCCGGCGGTGAGAGTTTCCTGGTGTCCCTGGCGCTCGCGTTGGGGCTGGCGTCCCTTTCGTCGGAGACGACGCAAGTGGAGACGCTCTTCATCGACGAGGGCTTCGGCACGCTGGACCCGGAGACGCTGGAGGTGGCCCTGGCCACGCTGGACGCGCTCCAGGCCACGGGCCGGCAGGTGGGCATCATCTCGCACGTCAGCGGCATGGCGGAGCGCATCGGCGTGCAGGTGCGCGTGGTGAAGCAGGGCGGCGGGCGCAGCCGGCTGGTGGTGGAGGGCGACCCGGGCATGGTGCCTCCTTCCATGGGACAGCAGGAGGTGGCGTAG
- a CDS encoding exonuclease SbcCD subunit D C-terminal domain-containing protein, giving the protein MRLLHTSDWHLGHTLYDVSRDAEHAAFLDWLLETLEAQSVDALLVAGDIFDTANPSAEAQAAWYQFVAKARRRMPRLDVVVIGGNHDSAARLDAPDPLFAALGVHVVGGLPRARGAMDQERLLVPLHDAKGRVGAWVAAVPYLRPADLPPVPGDMGDRLVEGVRSVYAEVLAAARRRRQAGQALVAMGHCYMTGTELSALSERKILGGNQHALPVDLFPDDVAYAALGHLHKAQRVGGREGVRYSGSPLPLSLSEAGYRHQVLLVELEGDALREVQSLPVPRTTDMVRVPSRDAAPLDAVLTQLEGLPAHDADTLEWRRPYLEVCVSLPRPEPALRQKVEKVLEGKAARLVKLTPAYTGTGGALAEVQPGLSLKERTPEDVFRARYARDFEEPPALALLEAFHTLLTDVQEESP; this is encoded by the coding sequence ATGCGCCTGCTGCACACGTCGGACTGGCACCTGGGACACACGCTGTACGACGTCTCGCGGGATGCGGAGCACGCGGCCTTCCTGGACTGGCTGCTGGAGACCCTGGAAGCGCAGTCCGTGGATGCGCTGCTGGTGGCCGGAGACATCTTCGACACGGCGAACCCCAGCGCGGAGGCGCAGGCGGCCTGGTACCAGTTCGTCGCGAAGGCGCGGCGGCGGATGCCCCGGCTGGACGTGGTGGTGATTGGCGGCAACCACGACTCCGCGGCGCGGCTGGACGCGCCGGACCCGCTGTTCGCGGCGCTGGGCGTGCACGTGGTGGGCGGACTGCCGCGGGCCCGAGGCGCCATGGACCAGGAGCGGCTGCTGGTGCCGCTGCACGACGCGAAGGGACGGGTGGGTGCGTGGGTGGCGGCGGTGCCGTACCTGCGTCCCGCGGACCTGCCGCCCGTGCCCGGGGACATGGGAGACCGGCTGGTGGAGGGTGTGCGCTCGGTGTACGCGGAGGTGCTGGCCGCGGCGCGGCGCAGGCGTCAGGCGGGACAGGCGCTGGTGGCCATGGGGCATTGCTACATGACGGGCACGGAGCTGTCCGCGTTGAGCGAGCGGAAGATTCTCGGCGGCAACCAGCACGCGCTGCCCGTGGACCTGTTCCCGGACGACGTGGCCTACGCGGCGCTGGGGCATCTGCACAAGGCCCAGCGGGTGGGCGGACGCGAGGGGGTGCGTTACAGCGGCTCGCCGTTGCCCCTGTCGCTGTCGGAGGCGGGCTACCGGCATCAGGTGCTGCTGGTGGAGCTGGAAGGCGACGCGCTGCGCGAGGTGCAATCCCTGCCCGTGCCCCGGACCACGGACATGGTGCGCGTGCCTTCGCGGGACGCTGCTCCCTTGGACGCGGTGCTGACGCAACTGGAGGGCTTGCCGGCGCACGACGCGGACACGCTGGAGTGGCGGCGGCCCTACCTGGAGGTGTGCGTGTCGTTGCCCCGGCCGGAGCCCGCGCTGCGGCAGAAGGTGGAGAAGGTGCTGGAGGGGAAGGCGGCGCGGCTGGTGAAGCTGACGCCCGCCTATACCGGGACGGGAGGCGCGTTGGCGGAGGTGCAGCCGGGCCTCTCCCTGAAGGAACGCACGCCCGAGGATGTCTTCCGCGCGCGTTACGCCCGTGACTTCGAGGAGCCACCCGCACTGGCGCTGCTGGAGGCCTTTCATACGTTGCTGACCGACGTGCAGGAGGAGTCGCCGTGA
- a CDS encoding PQQ-dependent sugar dehydrogenase: MRSTLMLLGLLGLSSPAWAAVPSGFVEMPFISNTLTQATGMAWAPDGSGRLFITLKTGEIRVVSLKDGQPETQPGNSTLVTQVFATEDSVYTGSECGLLGIAFDPNYVVNRYVYFFVTVSASEQQIVRYTDVEGTGRARTVVVSRLPTRGANNVGGAIGFGPDGKLYWAIGDLGNGTGVNADLTSMAAKVSRANPDGTPDSDNPFNDGVGPNNEYIWARGFRNPFTFTFQPTTGRLWVNSVGTDYEQVFVVTRRSHAGYSDYENNQPSTNDFITPVVKYRTNGSDTRGLSAGGAVRSSGVATFTTAGNHGFRKGERLTLSGVEDASFNGLLLVASVPSPTTFTVSQPSLPDAASSGGTATTQELGGSITGGTFYDATLFDEAYQDNFFFGDFNTGQLTRVTLEEDNSVATVDEWATGFTSQVDMSVGPDGALYTIGASGGVLRRITPETPGQKLVVSGLQPRVEEGGRAAFTVRLAEAPAFDVSVRVSRALGGSEDLSIVSGAALTFTASNWNVPQVVTLSAAVDEDETPEVATFMVVADGLQEVAVVATTIDNNSPRLVLTESQVTVVEGGTATFGVSLSQRPLRNVTVTVVRTRGDEDLTVQSGATLTFTTSDWNTPKDVTLAAAPDADAEDGTAIITVSAPGVDAREVEAFEQDTTLLPPAILSAPVTRAVVGSPYRYEVQATARPAPTYALVSTVPGMSIDAATGVITWEPTETGTVEVSVRVSNGAAPDAVQDFTITVSPDAPPTAILTRPEDGEHVSGTTAEFYGDCQDDVGCTHAEFYVDDVLRYTDERTESPYYYGGEPSRWDTTGLTPGWHRVRFVVVDSTGQQGSAEATVCMGDAPCESPLLDAGTDAGTDAGTELPPPNEPGGCNCNTMPLAPLAWGSLAWLVLQRRRSRRS; the protein is encoded by the coding sequence ATGCGCTCTACTTTGATGTTACTTGGGTTGTTAGGGCTGTCTTCGCCCGCCTGGGCCGCGGTGCCCTCCGGCTTCGTGGAGATGCCCTTCATCTCCAATACCCTCACGCAGGCCACGGGGATGGCATGGGCGCCGGACGGTTCAGGCCGCTTGTTCATCACCCTCAAGACGGGCGAAATCCGGGTGGTGTCGCTGAAGGACGGCCAGCCTGAAACACAGCCAGGGAACAGCACGCTGGTGACGCAGGTGTTCGCGACGGAGGATTCCGTCTACACCGGCAGCGAGTGCGGCCTCCTCGGTATCGCTTTCGACCCGAACTACGTGGTCAACCGCTACGTTTATTTCTTCGTCACCGTCTCCGCGTCGGAGCAGCAGATTGTCCGCTACACGGATGTGGAAGGGACGGGCAGGGCGCGCACCGTCGTCGTCAGTCGGCTGCCCACGCGGGGCGCGAACAATGTCGGCGGTGCCATTGGCTTCGGCCCGGACGGAAAGCTGTACTGGGCCATTGGCGACCTGGGCAACGGCACGGGCGTGAATGCGGACCTGACGTCGATGGCGGCCAAGGTGAGCCGCGCGAACCCGGATGGCACGCCCGACAGCGACAACCCCTTCAACGACGGCGTGGGGCCCAACAACGAGTACATCTGGGCGCGCGGCTTCCGCAATCCCTTCACCTTCACCTTCCAGCCCACCACGGGCCGGTTGTGGGTGAACAGCGTGGGCACCGACTACGAGCAGGTCTTCGTCGTCACCCGCCGAAGCCATGCCGGCTACAGCGACTACGAGAACAACCAACCCAGCACCAACGACTTCATCACTCCCGTCGTCAAGTACAGAACCAACGGTTCCGATACCCGCGGCCTCTCCGCGGGTGGCGCCGTACGCAGCAGCGGGGTGGCCACCTTCACCACCGCCGGGAACCATGGCTTCCGCAAGGGTGAGCGGCTCACGCTCAGCGGTGTGGAGGATGCGAGCTTCAATGGCCTGTTGCTGGTGGCCAGCGTTCCTTCCCCCACGACCTTCACCGTGTCGCAGCCTTCACTGCCGGACGCGGCGAGCAGCGGGGGAACGGCCACGACGCAGGAGCTCGGTGGCTCCATCACCGGTGGCACCTTCTACGACGCGACCCTGTTCGACGAGGCGTACCAGGACAACTTCTTCTTCGGGGACTTCAACACCGGTCAGTTGACGCGAGTCACCCTGGAAGAGGACAACTCGGTGGCTACGGTGGATGAATGGGCCACCGGCTTCACCTCGCAGGTGGACATGTCGGTGGGCCCGGACGGCGCGCTCTACACCATCGGCGCGTCGGGCGGCGTCCTGCGGCGCATCACGCCCGAGACGCCGGGACAGAAACTGGTGGTGTCCGGGCTGCAGCCGCGCGTCGAGGAGGGCGGACGCGCTGCCTTCACCGTGCGCCTGGCCGAAGCGCCGGCCTTCGATGTCTCCGTGCGGGTCTCCCGCGCGCTGGGCGGCTCCGAGGACCTGAGCATCGTCAGCGGCGCGGCACTCACCTTCACCGCATCCAACTGGAACGTGCCCCAGGTGGTGACGCTCAGCGCGGCGGTGGACGAGGACGAGACGCCGGAGGTCGCTACCTTCATGGTGGTGGCGGACGGGCTGCAGGAGGTGGCGGTGGTGGCCACCACCATCGACAACAACTCGCCGCGCCTGGTGCTGACCGAGTCGCAGGTGACGGTCGTGGAGGGCGGGACGGCGACCTTCGGCGTGTCGCTCTCACAGCGGCCCCTGCGCAACGTCACGGTGACCGTGGTGCGCACCCGCGGGGACGAGGACCTCACCGTCCAGTCCGGGGCGACGCTGACCTTCACCACCTCCGACTGGAACACGCCCAAGGACGTCACCCTGGCCGCCGCGCCGGACGCGGACGCCGAGGACGGCACGGCCATCATCACCGTGTCCGCCCCGGGCGTGGACGCACGTGAGGTGGAGGCCTTCGAGCAGGACACGACTCTCCTGCCGCCCGCCATCCTCTCCGCGCCGGTGACCCGAGCCGTGGTGGGCAGTCCGTACCGGTATGAAGTGCAGGCGACGGCACGGCCTGCGCCCACGTATGCGCTGGTGAGCACGGTGCCGGGCATGAGCATCGATGCCGCCACCGGTGTCATCACCTGGGAGCCCACCGAGACGGGCACGGTGGAGGTCTCCGTGCGCGTGAGCAACGGCGCCGCGCCGGACGCCGTGCAGGACTTCACCATCACGGTGAGCCCGGACGCGCCGCCCACCGCCATCCTCACGCGCCCCGAAGATGGTGAGCACGTGTCCGGCACCACGGCGGAGTTCTACGGCGACTGCCAGGACGATGTGGGCTGCACGCACGCGGAGTTCTACGTGGACGACGTGCTGCGCTACACCGACGAGCGGACCGAAAGCCCCTACTACTACGGCGGCGAGCCCAGCCGCTGGGACACCACGGGCCTGACGCCGGGCTGGCACCGCGTCCGCTTCGTCGTGGTGGACTCGACGGGGCAGCAGGGCTCCGCCGAGGCGACGGTGTGCATGGGCGATGCCCCCTGTGAGTCGCCGCTGTTGGATGCGGGGACGGACGCCGGAACCGACGCGGGCACCGAGCTTCCGCCTCCCAACGAGCCGGGCGGCTGCAACTGCAACACGATGCCGCTGGCGCCGTTGGCCTGGGGCTCGCTTGCGTGGCTCGTGCTCCAGCGGCGACGGTCGCGTCGCAGTTGA
- a CDS encoding lysophospholipid acyltransferase family protein, with translation MKYAVTLWFWVVFLLTAPVLFTLGALLLIVTYPFDRDRRLLHSLVCRWCYGLWLHASPGWRTRIEGRELIPPGPCVMVVNHQSAADILAVMGLFRPYKFVAKASLFSLPLVGWMMTLLAYVPIVRGSSTAMNQLLDPCRRWLRRGMPVLIFPEGTYSKGGQLLPFKRGAFQLALEEHVPVVPVVVEGTPGLLDGDGPWMSPTASIRVRVLPALPPESFSPDSQALATQVRALFEQTLAKTG, from the coding sequence ATGAAGTACGCCGTCACGCTCTGGTTCTGGGTCGTCTTCCTGCTCACCGCCCCGGTGCTGTTCACCCTGGGCGCGCTGCTGCTCATCGTCACGTACCCGTTCGACCGGGACCGGCGGCTCTTGCACTCATTGGTCTGTCGTTGGTGCTATGGCCTGTGGCTGCACGCGTCCCCAGGCTGGCGCACGCGAATCGAAGGCCGTGAGCTCATTCCGCCCGGGCCCTGTGTGATGGTGGTCAACCACCAGTCCGCGGCGGACATCCTCGCCGTCATGGGCCTGTTCCGTCCCTACAAGTTCGTGGCGAAGGCGTCGCTGTTCTCGCTGCCCCTGGTGGGGTGGATGATGACGCTGCTGGCCTACGTGCCCATTGTCCGGGGCTCGTCCACCGCCATGAACCAGCTCCTGGATCCGTGCCGGCGCTGGCTTCGTCGTGGCATGCCGGTGCTCATCTTCCCGGAGGGGACGTACTCCAAGGGCGGGCAGTTGCTGCCCTTCAAGCGGGGCGCCTTCCAGCTCGCGCTGGAGGAGCATGTGCCGGTGGTGCCCGTGGTGGTGGAGGGCACGCCAGGGCTGCTGGATGGAGACGGCCCCTGGATGAGTCCCACCGCCTCCATCCGCGTGCGCGTGCTTCCCGCGCTGCCGCCCGAGTCCTTCAGTCCGGACTCACAGGCGTTGGCCACGCAGGTTCGCGCGCTGTTCGAGCAGACGTTGGCGAAGACGGGCTGA
- a CDS encoding FkbM family methyltransferase, which translates to MRPITPALRAARLAHTFLLFSQLRTARLLLELNGQQPLEVQRRLFGYDLTLKAHRSTTHMLLYLQGDDFLSDLPLIAPHLRPGMVAFDVGANIGYLSMYLRSRIGPLGQLFSFEPEPENYAELDANFRNNHLRNCQAIQTAVGSQEGVITFATGLNGHVPVEGAEGISVPVVTVDGFVQKQGLSHVDFVKVDVEGFELDVLAGMRATLERPDKPILYIKVHGRGEYARADPRRVCEVLEGHYKNIRAYLPPDDFKAKRSHLRRLWGRVSPFDDIEQACRVDLREVKQHDTQRYQLLCLP; encoded by the coding sequence ATGCGCCCCATCACCCCCGCGCTCCGAGCCGCCCGACTCGCCCACACATTCCTCCTCTTCAGCCAGCTGCGCACGGCGCGGTTGCTGCTGGAGCTGAACGGTCAGCAACCGCTCGAGGTCCAGCGCAGGCTGTTTGGCTATGACCTGACATTGAAGGCCCACCGCAGCACGACGCACATGCTGCTGTACCTGCAGGGCGACGACTTCCTGTCGGACCTCCCGCTCATCGCCCCCCATCTGCGGCCGGGCATGGTGGCCTTCGACGTGGGAGCCAACATCGGCTACCTGTCCATGTACCTGCGCAGCCGCATCGGCCCGCTGGGACAGCTCTTCAGCTTCGAGCCCGAGCCGGAGAACTACGCGGAGCTGGACGCCAACTTCCGGAACAACCACCTGCGCAACTGCCAGGCCATCCAGACGGCGGTGGGCTCGCAGGAAGGCGTCATCACCTTCGCCACGGGCCTCAACGGACACGTTCCCGTAGAGGGCGCGGAGGGAATCAGCGTCCCGGTTGTCACCGTGGACGGCTTCGTCCAGAAGCAGGGCCTGTCACACGTGGACTTCGTGAAGGTCGACGTGGAGGGCTTCGAGCTGGACGTGCTGGCTGGCATGCGGGCCACGCTCGAACGTCCGGACAAGCCCATCCTCTACATCAAGGTCCACGGACGGGGTGAGTATGCGCGAGCCGACCCTCGCCGCGTCTGCGAGGTGCTCGAAGGTCACTACAAGAACATCCGCGCCTACCTGCCCCCCGACGACTTCAAGGCGAAGCGGAGCCACCTGCGCCGGCTGTGGGGTCGGGTGTCGCCTTTCGATGACATTGAACAGGCGTGCCGTGTCGACCTGCGCGAAGTGAAGCAGCACGACACCCAACGGTACCAGTTGCTCTGCCTGCCTTGA